In Helicobacter pylori, a single genomic region encodes these proteins:
- a CDS encoding outer membrane protein, giving the protein MKKFVVFKTLCLSVVLGNNLLAAEGSTEVQKQLEKPKEYKAVKGEKNAWYLGISYQVGQASQSVKNPPKSSEFNYPKFPVGKTDYLAVMQGLGLTVGYKQFFGEKRWFGARYYGFMDYGHAVFGANALTSDNGGGCELHQPCATKVGTMGNLSDMFTYGVGIDTLYNVINKEDASFGFFFGAQIAGNSWGNTTGAFLETKSPYKHTSYSLDPAIFQFLFNLGIRTHIGRHQEFDFGVKIPTINVYYFNHGNLSFTYRRQYSLYVGYRYNF; this is encoded by the coding sequence ATGAAAAAGTTTGTAGTGTTTAAAACGCTCTGTTTATCGGTAGTGTTAGGTAATAATCTTTTGGCAGCAGAAGGCAGCACAGAAGTGCAAAAACAATTGGAAAAGCCAAAAGAGTATAAAGCAGTGAAAGGCGAGAAAAACGCTTGGTATTTGGGGATTAGCTATCAAGTCGGTCAGGCTTCGCAAAGCGTTAAAAACCCCCCTAAAAGCAGTGAATTTAACTATCCTAAGTTCCCTGTGGGTAAAACCGACTATCTAGCCGTTATGCAAGGCTTAGGGCTTACTGTGGGTTATAAGCAGTTTTTCGGGGAAAAGAGATGGTTTGGTGCGCGCTATTACGGCTTCATGGATTATGGGCATGCCGTGTTTGGAGCGAACGCTTTAACATCAGATAATGGTGGGGGGTGTGAGCTTCACCAACCATGTGCGACCAAAGTAGGGACAATGGGCAATCTGTCTGACATGTTCACTTATGGTGTGGGTATTGACACTTTGTATAATGTCATCAATAAAGAAGATGCGAGTTTTGGTTTCTTTTTTGGGGCTCAAATCGCGGGCAACTCTTGGGGTAATACGACAGGGGCCTTTTTGGAAACTAAAAGCCCTTATAAGCACACCTCTTATAGCCTTGATCCGGCGATTTTCCAGTTCCTTTTTAATTTAGGGATCCGCACCCATATTGGCCGGCATCAAGAATTTGACTTTGGCGTGAAGATTCCTACTATCAATGTTTATTATTTTAACCATGGGAATTTGAGCTTCACTTACCGCCGTCAATACAGCCTTTATGTGGGGTATCGTTACAATTTCTGA